From the genome of Oceanispirochaeta sp.:
GCCGTTGAAGCAGTCCGGATTTCAGAACCCAGGGTTTGTTTCTCAATTGCCCCTGAACCCTGCGGGCAACAAATATCGAGGGGAAAAAAATGCCCACATTGCGGACAGCAGGAATGAGGGAAATCACAAAATGGGACGCCCCCAGTTTTGAAAGGAAAACAGGAAGAACACTCTCCATGGATAAAAACATCATCCCGATAATAAAAGTGATTCCATCTATTGCATTGAGTGTAAAATTTCGCTTCAGATATTTTTGAGCTGTCATAACCCGATCCTACCAGTTTGGCACACTAGTGAACACTATTTATCCAAATTCTCGAATCTCTTTTTCAGTTCAAATTGAATCATGACAGAAAAGGGCCTCTGACTAAATTCAACAATCACAATTAGCTTGATGTTTTTATTTTAGATGCTCAAGATCATCCAAATCTTTATATCTATTTGATTTTCTCTTGTTTTCTTTAAGATCTGGTAGGGAAATGAGATTGATCATAATATCGTCAATCCTAACAATATTCCTGTTTGAATAACATGCTTCGAAATCAACACCATCAATTTCGTTCAGGATTTCAATCCGCATTGGAGGGAGTCCCATTCTGACAATATTTCCAGGTTCCAAAAATAAATCAACAGAAAGATCATTTGAGATCATACCGAATTCAATAAATACATCTTTTAATTTTTTAGCATTATTTTGATTAATGGCAACAAATATATCCATATCTGCAGTCGTTCTGGGATAACCGTAGTATCCTACGGCATACCCGCCTATCAGAAGATAATCAACTTTTTTCTCGTTTAACAACCTCAAGAACTCTTTGAAGTCTTCCGGAAGCGATTGAGACACCATATGCAGCCTGCCTGTTTATTTGAATGGCTTGTAGTCTTTCCTGAGGAGAACAGGAATGCCAATATTCATCATCAGAATTCTGTTTCAGAGTCGAAACAGAAACAACACTTCTATTC
Proteins encoded in this window:
- a CDS encoding nucleotidyltransferase; translation: MVSQSLPEDFKEFLRLLNEKKVDYLLIGGYAVGYYGYPRTTADMDIFVAINQNNAKKLKDVFIEFGMISNDLSVDLFLEPGNIVRMGLPPMRIEILNEIDGVDFEACYSNRNIVRIDDIMINLISLPDLKENKRKSNRYKDLDDLEHLK